In Candidatus Woesearchaeota archaeon, a single genomic region encodes these proteins:
- a CDS encoding M48 family metalloprotease: MAKLKLQFASLLTLGILSGFVFSIVLAVAYYGSFISAPALIIFTVLINFIIWLVSPWFSDLINKWFYKTKFYTHEELKSESWMKIVEKICDKYDIKVPKIGIIDDLNPTAFTYGSAAYNARIVLTKGIFKFLNEKEVEAVIAHELGHIINRDFIIMTIASTLLQLLYQFYVIFARSRMMTSNYVGKKGEEKKGDPFIFLGLVSFVFYFVGTYLLMFLSRTREYYADEFSAKETRDPNSLSSALIKIAYGIATVPDTASMSGLLESTRAQGIFDVKTSKEIGLIHSNVKDDKSKLEKSLLFDLVNPWAWLRELKSTHPLVGKRIDALCKLTNNPAYDFDNIKNISYSKKRMWGGFGKDILITYLPSLTFLIFLLLIPIGFVNRTYLFVNIFILFVVLIFEYRTKLFYKYPLHGGFEKKHIIDCMSDIYASPVRGTPIALEGEAIGRAQAGYMFSEDMMFQDKTGFIYLNYESGIPLLGNLFFAWKKVEKLLGLHADVNGWFLRSNTHHLELYNFSVDGQEIQSYNRMWTMIGYGFSALFLTGAFGFLLFL, encoded by the coding sequence ATGGCAAAATTAAAGTTACAATTTGCATCGTTATTAACCCTCGGAATTTTATCAGGGTTTGTATTTTCAATAGTTCTTGCTGTTGCGTATTATGGTAGCTTTATTTCTGCTCCTGCGCTTATTATTTTTACGGTTTTGATTAACTTTATTATTTGGTTAGTTAGTCCATGGTTTAGTGATTTAATAAATAAATGGTTCTACAAGACTAAATTTTATACTCATGAAGAATTAAAATCAGAATCATGGATGAAAATTGTTGAAAAGATTTGTGATAAATATGATATAAAGGTTCCAAAGATTGGTATTATTGATGATTTAAATCCGACTGCTTTTACTTATGGCTCTGCAGCTTATAATGCTAGAATTGTTCTTACTAAAGGTATATTTAAATTTCTGAACGAGAAAGAAGTTGAAGCTGTAATTGCCCATGAACTTGGACATATTATCAATAGAGATTTTATTATAATGACAATTGCTTCTACCTTATTACAATTACTTTATCAATTTTATGTAATCTTTGCAAGATCAAGAATGATGACTTCAAACTATGTTGGTAAAAAGGGTGAAGAAAAAAAAGGCGATCCATTCATATTTTTAGGATTAGTTTCATTTGTATTTTATTTTGTTGGAACTTATTTGTTAATGTTTTTAAGTAGAACGAGAGAATATTATGCAGACGAGTTCTCTGCAAAAGAAACACGTGACCCTAATTCGTTATCATCAGCGCTTATCAAAATTGCATATGGTATTGCAACTGTGCCAGACACCGCATCAATGAGCGGATTACTTGAAAGCACAAGAGCGCAAGGAATTTTTGATGTTAAAACTTCCAAAGAGATTGGTTTAATACATTCAAATGTTAAAGATGACAAAAGTAAACTTGAAAAGTCACTATTGTTTGATTTAGTTAACCCATGGGCGTGGTTAAGAGAATTAAAATCTACGCATCCATTGGTAGGAAAAAGGATTGATGCATTATGTAAATTAACAAACAACCCTGCATATGATTTTGATAATATTAAAAACATTTCATATAGTAAAAAAAGAATGTGGGGAGGGTTTGGTAAAGACATTTTAATTACGTATCTGCCATCATTAACATTTTTAATTTTCTTATTATTGATACCGATTGGTTTTGTAAATAGAACTTATTTATTTGTAAACATTTTCATATTGTTTGTAGTGCTCATCTTTGAATATAGGACAAAATTATTTTATAAATATCCACTGCATGGGGGTTTTGAAAAAAAACATATCATTGATTGTATGTCTGACATTTATGCGTCACCTGTTCGCGGTACACCCATTGCATTAGAAGGCGAAGCAATTGGTAGGGCCCAGGCAGGGTACATGTTCAGCGAAGATATGATGTTTCAAGATAAGACTGGATTTATTTATCTGAACTATGAAAGTGGGATACCGCTATTAGGAAATTTATTTTTTGCGTGGAAAAAGGTTGAAAAATTACTTGGTTTGCATGCCGATGTAAATGGATGGTTTTTAAGAAGTAATACGCATCATTTAGAACTTTATAATTTCAGTGTAGATGGACAAGAAATTCAGAGTTATAATAGAATGTGGACTATGATTGGCTATGGATTTAGTGCATTATTCTTAACAGGAGCATTTGGTTTCTTACTATTTTTGTAA
- a CDS encoding cysteine hydrolase, protein MGRKMGSQIYFKDKDFLPFKPVTNISLEECIRQETDYALIVIDIQQRFLKSSIKETSRNAVEKNLILPNIKILKFCQEYNIPTIALQMDRFGLTLGRVSSQIEKIPQHLYLVKKEMDGFSERALEEVLNKWGASKLCLTGLYAEFCVYETARTAKRKGYKVLTASDLIFARGSSIIKEKYQYDIGADYFDDYKEMIEQIRGEL, encoded by the coding sequence ATGGGACGTAAAATGGGAAGCCAAATTTATTTTAAGGACAAAGATTTTTTGCCATTCAAACCAGTAACAAACATAAGTTTGGAAGAATGCATTAGGCAAGAAACTGATTATGCTCTAATAGTGATTGACATACAACAACGTTTTTTAAAGTCCAGTATTAAAGAAACATCCAGAAACGCCGTTGAAAAAAACTTGATCCTGCCAAATATTAAAATATTGAAATTTTGTCAAGAATATAATATTCCAACTATTGCATTACAAATGGATAGGTTCGGGTTAACATTGGGCAGAGTATCGTCTCAAATTGAAAAAATTCCCCAACATTTATATTTGGTAAAAAAAGAAATGGATGGTTTCTCTGAAAGAGCGCTTGAAGAAGTATTAAATAAATGGGGGGCTAGTAAATTATGCTTGACAGGACTTTATGCCGAATTTTGTGTATATGAAACTGCCCGAACTGCCAAAAGGAAAGGTTACAAAGTATTAACTGCAAGCGACTTAATATTTGCAAGAGGCTCGTCAATTATCAAAGAAAAATATCAATATGACATTGGCGCAGATTATTTTGATGATTATAAAGAGATGATTGAACAGATTAGAGGAGAATTATGA
- a CDS encoding PLDc N-terminal domain-containing protein produces the protein MKKTNITKIILYLMLLIISVNLVSGAIGSLIGSTGDLAATLSSQLPDPVEPGNFVEVRFNIQNEGATENDVTFELLPSYPLSLLPGDNGVRKIGTMLGRQMGEDAVLLYYKLKVNPEATAGNSTLKLRYMTKPRVYKQFKDFIVRIREPQAFLTIDAVKTEPEELLPGRIGYVKIGLTNYAKFGMRNIWLTLDTINMPFSGFESSNEKFISRVEPGETIYETFKIIVDGDATSKVYNVPIALSYEDDIGTEYSRDVEIGLIVNERPKYLINIEELIVLYEGQSGEVIFSISNVGTADIKFAILELLPSSNDEYNIISAEKVYVGNLESDDFETINYKIHVDGVTKKEVPFNLVLKYKDNFNNQYEDVHQLPFKIYSKREAGKLGLADVPGIGSYLFSSMIAMLIIVFTTFMILDWMTNKMARYKRILWLIVILTPGIGALAYYFFGRKKSEI, from the coding sequence ATGAAAAAGACAAATATAACAAAAATAATTTTATATTTAATGTTATTAATTATATCTGTAAACCTTGTTTCAGGAGCAATCGGCAGCCTAATAGGTTCAACTGGTGATTTAGCTGCAACATTATCTAGTCAGCTTCCTGACCCTGTAGAACCGGGAAATTTTGTAGAAGTCCGTTTCAATATCCAAAACGAAGGCGCAACTGAAAACGACGTTACTTTTGAATTACTTCCTTCTTATCCTTTATCATTATTGCCGGGGGACAATGGCGTTAGAAAAATTGGCACTATGTTAGGTAGACAAATGGGGGAAGATGCAGTTCTGTTATATTATAAACTAAAAGTTAATCCTGAAGCAACAGCTGGCAATTCAACATTAAAATTACGATATATGACAAAGCCAAGAGTCTATAAACAATTTAAAGATTTTATTGTCAGAATTAGAGAACCCCAGGCATTTTTAACGATTGATGCAGTCAAAACTGAGCCAGAAGAATTATTACCAGGCAGGATAGGTTATGTGAAAATTGGTTTAACAAACTATGCGAAATTTGGAATGCGCAACATTTGGCTTACTCTAGATACAATAAATATGCCATTCTCCGGTTTTGAAAGTTCAAATGAAAAATTTATTTCAAGAGTTGAACCGGGTGAAACAATATATGAAACTTTTAAAATCATTGTTGATGGCGATGCAACTTCTAAAGTTTATAACGTCCCTATCGCCTTATCATATGAAGATGATATTGGAACTGAATATAGCCGAGATGTAGAAATAGGCCTAATTGTAAATGAACGCCCTAAATACTTGATAAATATTGAAGAATTAATAGTATTATATGAAGGTCAATCTGGTGAAGTTATATTTAGTATTTCCAATGTTGGCACTGCCGATATTAAATTTGCTATTCTAGAGTTATTGCCTTCTTCAAATGATGAGTATAATATAATTTCCGCTGAAAAAGTTTATGTTGGAAACCTAGAGAGCGACGATTTTGAAACAATTAATTACAAAATTCACGTTGATGGCGTTACAAAAAAAGAAGTGCCATTTAATCTGGTATTAAAATATAAAGATAACTTCAATAATCAATATGAAGATGTGCACCAGTTGCCTTTTAAGATATATTCAAAACGAGAAGCAGGCAAATTAGGGCTTGCAGATGTACCAGGGATAGGCTCATACTTATTTTCATCTATGATTGCCATGTTAATTATAGTGTTTACAACTTTCATGATACTTGACTGGATGACTAATAAAATGGCAAGATATAAAAGAATATTATGGTTAATTGTTATTCTGACTCCCGGAATAGGCGCGCTTGCATATTACTTTTTTGGGAGAAAAAAATCTGAAATATAA
- a CDS encoding ATP-dependent Clp protease ATP-binding subunit yields MTLENNINKAHFDLILKSYDKDNPLISLQDSIHQIGYPDKYTTFLLLSILSEWAYLGEFNEQYFNELRDEPSPSFKKLLHLSSGEFYKSVAEFLGSEDKLKINYIHHFAPKLTVNELTKINNLGSDFEKGNLSLGSYITKLIQLDNFGQDENKKEYKRALNAAEIWLSKNSGISALFLDYALIRLYSLNCDINYITGSKLEKKNTKLRKKILNLAKNSVPAIDPEGMYLSNETYVLFDDSEDSEENLPAKVPKPRILCGKEEDDDEEKSKFDLEKAKSEYKSKLPLLKRELFKRIFGQDESLERIINSLRSKDFGIKNSERAQGFVMHGPTGVGKTETALALQEILFGDQPLLRIDCTELNEQHSLSKLIGSPPGYVGHDEGGRLANYVREYGMGVVLFDEIEKANDGIIKFLLTLLDTGSMVDNKQQSYDISHLLILLTSNIGNDSLTLGKRAIGYSADQKSNTRRLKEEAKNLRFDSPFKGRATFLEYNTLNDKAIEKILEREFGLISARVYNQKNYILEISDNAKKEILIECQTPEYGAREIRRKLEFYLEKWIEELDNGVPAPVESTLFMGYNDGKFDYNLIKPKFKTGTPILL; encoded by the coding sequence ATGACCTTGGAAAATAATATCAATAAAGCGCATTTTGATCTGATTCTTAAAAGTTATGATAAAGATAACCCTTTAATTAGCTTACAAGATTCCATACACCAGATAGGCTACCCTGATAAATATACAACGTTTTTATTGCTTTCAATTTTATCTGAATGGGCATATTTGGGAGAATTTAATGAACAGTATTTTAATGAGTTAAGAGATGAACCTAGTCCTTCATTTAAAAAGTTATTACATTTATCTTCGGGAGAATTTTATAAATCAGTTGCAGAATTTTTGGGGAGTGAAGATAAACTTAAAATTAATTATATACACCATTTTGCGCCAAAACTGACCGTTAATGAATTAACAAAAATTAATAATTTAGGTTCAGACTTTGAAAAAGGGAATTTATCTTTGGGTTCTTATATCACTAAATTAATACAGTTGGATAATTTTGGGCAAGATGAAAATAAAAAAGAGTATAAAAGAGCTTTAAATGCTGCTGAAATATGGCTAAGTAAAAATAGCGGAATATCCGCATTATTTTTAGATTATGCTTTAATAAGGCTGTATAGTTTAAACTGTGATATTAATTATATAACTGGAAGTAAGCTTGAAAAAAAGAATACGAAATTAAGAAAAAAAATATTAAATCTTGCAAAAAATAGTGTTCCGGCCATTGATCCTGAAGGCATGTATTTATCTAATGAGACATATGTATTATTTGATGATAGTGAAGATAGTGAAGAAAATTTGCCTGCTAAGGTTCCTAAACCTCGCATTTTATGCGGAAAAGAAGAAGATGATGATGAAGAGAAATCTAAATTTGATCTTGAAAAAGCTAAATCCGAATATAAGAGCAAATTACCTTTATTAAAAAGAGAACTCTTTAAAAGAATATTTGGGCAAGATGAAAGTTTAGAACGAATTATTAATTCTTTAAGAAGTAAAGATTTCGGGATTAAAAACTCTGAAAGAGCCCAGGGCTTTGTTATGCATGGACCTACCGGTGTTGGGAAAACTGAAACTGCCCTGGCATTGCAAGAAATATTGTTCGGAGATCAGCCATTATTAAGAATTGATTGCACTGAATTGAATGAACAACATAGTTTATCTAAATTAATTGGGTCACCTCCAGGTTATGTTGGGCATGATGAAGGAGGAAGATTAGCTAACTATGTTAGAGAATATGGGATGGGTGTTGTTTTATTCGATGAAATTGAAAAAGCTAACGATGGTATTATCAAATTTTTATTAACATTACTTGATACTGGAAGTATGGTTGACAATAAACAGCAAAGTTATGATATTTCACATTTGCTTATTTTATTAACAAGCAATATTGGGAATGATTCATTAACTTTGGGTAAAAGAGCCATTGGTTATAGTGCAGATCAAAAAAGCAATACCCGAAGATTGAAAGAAGAAGCTAAAAATTTAAGGTTTGATTCTCCATTTAAAGGGAGAGCAACGTTTTTAGAGTATAATACTTTGAATGATAAAGCAATCGAAAAGATTCTTGAAAGAGAATTTGGTTTAATAAGCGCAAGGGTTTACAACCAAAAAAACTATATTCTTGAAATAAGCGACAATGCAAAAAAAGAGATATTAATTGAATGTCAAACTCCAGAATATGGAGCAAGGGAAATAAGAAGAAAACTTGAGTTTTATCTTGAAAAATGGATAGAAGAATTGGATAATGGCGTACCCGCGCCAGTTGAAAGTACTTTATTTATGGGATATAATGATGGTAAATTTGATTATAATCTCATAAAACCAAAATTTAAAACAGGTACACCCATTTTATTATAG
- a CDS encoding RtcB family protein gives MKELLQKINNYEWILPKTARKEMRVEGKLIANKAIFDAMESETIHQLSNVCCLPGVASPVCALPDAHIGYGLPMGAVAAFDAKEGIISSGLCGFDINCGINTIKTNLTYDEVKDKMQELIPALFKAVPCGVGSKGKLRLENSQLLEVMNRGVDWAIENGYGVKEDAKHMEEKGNMPGADTGKVSDMAFKRGKPQLGTLGAGNHFLEIQKVSEIYDKKTAKKWGITDPNQVMIMLHCGSRGLGHQIASDYLKIQEAAVDKYKIWLPDKQLACAPATSTEGQDYFSAMVCAVNYSFTNRLVMTQWIRETFEQVFKKDWESMGMHTLYGLCHNVVKLEEHKIDGKKKKLYVHRKGATRAFPGDIALIAGSMGTSSYILEGQQKALDITFGSACHGAGRAMSRHEAIRTFKSGEVKSKLASMGITAKSATAQGLAEEAPEAYKNVTDVIASVDEPGIAKKIVRLDPVGVLKG, from the coding sequence ATGAAAGAATTATTACAAAAAATTAACAATTACGAATGGATTCTCCCAAAGACAGCAAGAAAAGAAATGCGTGTTGAAGGAAAACTAATTGCGAATAAGGCTATTTTTGATGCAATGGAATCTGAAACAATACATCAATTAAGCAACGTATGTTGTTTGCCGGGAGTAGCAAGTCCGGTTTGCGCTTTGCCTGATGCTCATATAGGTTATGGATTACCGATGGGAGCGGTTGCGGCATTCGATGCTAAAGAGGGAATTATTTCTTCAGGGTTATGCGGTTTTGACATTAACTGCGGTATTAATACTATTAAAACTAATTTGACCTATGATGAAGTTAAAGATAAAATGCAAGAGCTTATTCCTGCGCTTTTCAAAGCAGTGCCCTGTGGTGTGGGCAGTAAAGGAAAACTTAGACTTGAAAATAGCCAATTGTTGGAAGTTATGAATAGGGGGGTTGACTGGGCAATTGAAAATGGATATGGGGTAAAAGAAGATGCCAAACATATGGAAGAAAAAGGCAATATGCCTGGCGCAGATACCGGTAAAGTTTCAGATATGGCATTTAAGAGAGGTAAACCTCAGCTTGGCACACTTGGAGCAGGCAACCACTTTTTAGAGATACAAAAAGTATCAGAGATTTATGATAAAAAAACTGCAAAAAAATGGGGAATTACCGACCCTAATCAAGTGATGATTATGCTTCATTGCGGATCCCGCGGTTTAGGCCATCAAATTGCATCAGATTATTTAAAAATTCAGGAAGCTGCTGTTGACAAATATAAGATTTGGCTGCCTGACAAACAATTAGCATGCGCGCCTGCAACTTCCACAGAAGGCCAAGATTATTTTAGCGCGATGGTTTGCGCTGTCAATTATTCCTTTACAAACAGGCTTGTAATGACCCAATGGATTAGAGAAACATTTGAACAAGTTTTCAAGAAAGACTGGGAATCAATGGGCATGCATACTCTTTATGGTCTGTGCCATAATGTTGTAAAACTTGAAGAACACAAAATCGATGGAAAAAAGAAAAAACTATATGTCCATAGAAAGGGAGCAACACGCGCATTTCCCGGAGATATTGCATTAATAGCAGGCAGCATGGGCACGTCTTCATACATTCTTGAAGGACAGCAAAAAGCTTTAGACATCACATTTGGCAGCGCTTGCCATGGCGCAGGCAGAGCAATGTCAAGACATGAAGCAATCAGAACATTTAAGTCAGGAGAAGTAAAATCAAAACTTGCAAGTATGGGTATCACTGCAAAATCTGCAACTGCCCAGGGTTTAGCTGAAGAAGCTCCAGAAGCTTACAAGAATGTTACTGATGTAATTGCAAGCGTTGACGAGCCCGGAATTGCAAAGAAGATTGTCAGACTTGACCCTGTCGGCGTACTTAAGGGTTAA
- a CDS encoding threonylcarbamoyl-AMP synthase, with product MKIITLETIERGAIFIYPTDTIYGIGCNALNSKAVIRLRKIKEQYDRPVSIIAPSKKWIMENCEVNEGALSKLPGPYTLIVKLKTKVIAKEVNLGSGTVGVRMPNHWITRQVAKFGFPIVTTSVNKTGNQFMTSFDNLDAEIAKKVDFIVYDGKKEGHPSTIINLINHEILKR from the coding sequence ATGAAAATAATAACATTAGAAACAATTGAACGGGGAGCAATATTTATTTATCCCACGGATACTATTTACGGGATAGGATGCAATGCTCTTAATTCTAAAGCAGTAATTCGATTAAGAAAAATCAAAGAGCAATACGATAGACCGGTTTCAATAATTGCCCCTTCTAAAAAATGGATAATGGAAAATTGCGAGGTTAATGAAGGTGCTTTATCTAAACTGCCCGGACCTTACACTTTAATTGTGAAACTTAAAACAAAAGTGATTGCCAAAGAAGTTAATCTTGGTTCTGGAACAGTCGGAGTAAGAATGCCTAACCATTGGATAACTAGACAAGTTGCTAAATTTGGTTTTCCGATAGTGACAACCTCAGTTAATAAAACAGGTAACCAGTTTATGACATCCTTTGATAACTTGGATGCAGAGATTGCTAAGAAAGTGGATTTTATAGTATATGACGGGAAAAAAGAGGGTCATCCTTCCACAATTATTAATTTAATCAATCATGAAATTCTTAAAAGATAG
- a CDS encoding glycosyltransferase, whose amino-acid sequence MSISICMLTKNDGDTIRASLESVKHIAHEIVVVDTGSRDKTLEEVGRFEKENNVSCKVIHHVWDNNFSKARNKALKNATCHWIFMMEPYEKIKKADINKIKAFTTDSRYIGYYVQKGVHETNPDYETLEHLNKNSIKFKQHIFIPELRLFQNNSMIKYDGVIFESVERSLHALGTSFKSNIRLG is encoded by the coding sequence ATGTCAATTTCAATTTGTATGTTAACAAAAAATGATGGTGATACGATTAGGGCAAGTTTAGAAAGTGTTAAACATATTGCTCATGAGATTGTTGTTGTTGATACCGGTTCAAGGGACAAAACTTTAGAAGAAGTTGGACGATTTGAAAAAGAGAATAATGTGTCATGCAAAGTAATTCATCATGTGTGGGACAATAATTTTTCTAAAGCGCGTAATAAAGCTTTGAAAAATGCAACGTGTCACTGGATCTTTATGATGGAACCTTATGAGAAAATTAAAAAAGCGGATATAAATAAGATTAAAGCGTTCACAACAGATTCCAGGTATATCGGTTATTATGTGCAAAAGGGTGTGCATGAAACCAATCCAGATTATGAAACACTTGAACATCTCAATAAAAATTCTATAAAATTTAAACAGCATATCTTTATTCCGGAATTGAGACTTTTTCAAAATAATTCAATGATTAAATATGACGGCGTTATTTTTGAAAGCGTTGAAAGGTCGCTTCATGCTCTCGGAACTAGTTTTAAGAGCAATATTCGGCTGGGTTAA
- a CDS encoding metallophosphoesterase, whose product MKILAFGDLHGDSKLAEKLADRAEQENVDLVVMCGDITYAETSIENLIGPFIKKNKKVILIPGNHETLATAEFLARQYGATNLHGYSIKHENVGLFGCGGATNVGPAPILTENEMFYLLKAGHERIKDMKKRIMITHMHAADSKAEFSGFKGSKGIKKAINELKPDLLLCGHIHEASGLEEQIGNTKVINVSKEGRIIEL is encoded by the coding sequence ATGAAAATATTAGCATTTGGAGATTTACACGGAGACAGTAAACTAGCAGAGAAATTAGCGGATAGAGCTGAACAAGAAAACGTTGACTTAGTTGTAATGTGCGGGGATATTACATATGCCGAAACTTCTATCGAGAATTTAATAGGTCCATTTATTAAAAAAAATAAAAAAGTTATACTTATTCCGGGAAATCATGAAACTTTAGCAACCGCCGAATTTCTTGCAAGACAGTATGGCGCAACTAATCTGCATGGTTATTCAATCAAGCATGAAAATGTAGGATTATTTGGTTGCGGTGGAGCGACAAATGTTGGGCCTGCGCCAATATTAACTGAAAATGAAATGTTTTATTTATTAAAAGCAGGACATGAACGGATTAAAGATATGAAAAAGAGAATCATGATAACGCACATGCACGCGGCAGATTCTAAAGCTGAATTTTCGGGGTTTAAAGGCAGCAAAGGAATTAAAAAAGCAATAAATGAGCTTAAACCGGACTTATTACTTTGCGGACACATACATGAAGCATCAGGCCTTGAAGAACAAATTGGTAATACCAAAGTTATTAATGTGAGCAAAGAAGGCAGAATTATCGAGCTTTAA
- a CDS encoding ASCH domain-containing protein, with the protein MKALCLKEPYASLVLQGKKIIETRIWKTDYRGDILFCCSQNPKSNISGKAFAIVELIECRPMLKKDEKAACCKIYPRANAWLLKNIRPIKPFPIKGQLSLFEIKFKPKK; encoded by the coding sequence ATGAAAGCTTTATGTCTTAAAGAGCCATACGCGAGTTTAGTATTACAGGGGAAGAAAATAATAGAAACAAGGATTTGGAAAACAGATTATAGAGGAGATATCTTATTCTGTTGCAGTCAAAATCCTAAATCTAATATTTCAGGCAAAGCTTTTGCAATTGTTGAGCTTATAGAATGTAGGCCAATGCTTAAAAAAGATGAAAAAGCTGCATGTTGTAAAATATACCCAAGGGCAAATGCATGGTTATTAAAAAATATTAGGCCAATTAAGCCATTCCCTATAAAAGGTCAATTAAGTTTATTTGAAATAAAGTTCAAACCAAAAAAATGA
- a CDS encoding tRNA (N(6)-L-threonylcarbamoyladenosine(37)-C(2))-methylthiotransferase: MICFYIESYGCSTNLSESEVMAGLLEQYEFKQVENAEDAYLLIVNVCTVKGDYGAIKHVKVLHEQFPHKKIVVSGCLTKEVVKEVKQICGDASFISTHNIKEIVSVVEETINDNPVEVLTYNADVKINLPRVRKNKIISIIPILSGCNGSCSYCSVHKVKGKLVSYPIEDIVSEARRAIIKGCKEIWITSQDNACYGLDNNENKLVELLNQILKIVGNFRVRLGMMNPNNVLPIMDDLIKVYTHEKMFKFLHLPLQSGDDGILKKMKRDYMTGEFKKVIENFRDKIPEITIATDIIIGFPSESRNQFSNTVDLIKWINPDVLHISRFRARENTLAKKMDEQIESAEAKNRSALITSIFHNIAYMRNERWYNWKGTVIVDEQGINGTWVARNYAYKPIVLEGNYELGQKVDIKISKITKFDLRA; this comes from the coding sequence ATGATATGCTTTTACATTGAATCTTATGGGTGCAGCACCAATTTATCTGAAAGTGAAGTAATGGCGGGGTTGCTTGAACAATATGAATTTAAACAAGTAGAAAATGCTGAAGATGCTTATTTGTTAATAGTTAATGTTTGCACTGTAAAAGGAGACTATGGCGCAATTAAGCATGTTAAAGTTTTGCATGAACAATTTCCCCATAAAAAAATTGTTGTTTCCGGGTGTTTGACTAAAGAGGTTGTTAAAGAGGTAAAACAAATTTGCGGCGATGCAAGTTTCATTTCCACTCATAACATTAAAGAGATTGTTTCTGTTGTTGAAGAAACCATAAATGATAATCCCGTTGAAGTTTTAACATACAATGCTGATGTAAAAATTAATTTACCGAGAGTCAGGAAAAATAAGATAATCTCAATAATTCCAATTTTATCCGGGTGTAATGGTTCATGTTCATACTGTTCTGTGCACAAAGTGAAGGGCAAGCTTGTTTCATACCCGATTGAAGATATAGTATCAGAAGCGCGCAGAGCTATTATCAAAGGTTGTAAAGAGATTTGGATAACCAGCCAGGATAATGCATGTTATGGCTTGGATAATAATGAAAACAAATTAGTTGAATTATTAAACCAAATTTTAAAAATTGTCGGAAATTTTAGGGTAAGGTTGGGGATGATGAATCCAAACAATGTTTTACCTATAATGGATGATTTAATTAAAGTTTATACACATGAAAAAATGTTTAAGTTTCTGCACTTGCCGTTGCAATCAGGAGATGATGGAATTTTAAAAAAGATGAAGAGAGATTATATGACAGGCGAGTTTAAGAAAGTTATTGAAAATTTTCGTGATAAAATTCCAGAAATAACAATTGCAACAGATATAATTATAGGCTTTCCTTCTGAATCGCGGAACCAGTTTAGTAATACAGTAGATTTAATCAAGTGGATAAATCCAGATGTGCTGCATATTTCCAGATTCCGTGCGCGAGAAAACACATTGGCCAAAAAAATGGATGAACAGATTGAAAGCGCAGAGGCTAAGAATCGCAGCGCTTTAATAACTTCAATATTTCATAATATTGCGTATATGAGGAATGAAAGATGGTATAATTGGAAGGGTACAGTTATTGTTGATGAACAGGGGATTAATGGCACATGGGTTGCAAGAAATTATGCGTATAAGCCCATAGTTCTTGAAGGGAATTATGAGCTTGGACAAAAAGTAGATATAAAAATAAGTAAAATAACTAAATTTGACCTTCGCGCTTAA